In a genomic window of Halalkalicoccus sp. CG83:
- a CDS encoding PIN domain-containing protein — MILDTTFVIDVLNGDPGAERRRIELDERGDAAVSAVSVFELVEGAYLSNRTDDELAAILEFLSRLRVLPVDGEIALLAGELSAESIGRGERVEAEDVLIGATAAKNDESILTRNVDHFDRLEDLTIETY, encoded by the coding sequence GTGATCCTCGATACGACGTTCGTCATCGACGTCCTGAACGGCGACCCCGGTGCCGAACGACGGCGGATCGAGCTCGACGAACGGGGAGACGCGGCGGTTTCGGCGGTCTCCGTCTTCGAGTTAGTCGAAGGTGCGTATCTCTCGAACCGAACTGACGACGAGTTGGCGGCGATCCTCGAATTTCTCTCCCGTCTGCGCGTTCTGCCCGTCGACGGGGAGATCGCGCTGTTAGCGGGTGAACTGAGCGCGGAATCGATCGGTCGCGGCGAGCGGGTCGAGGCCGAGGACGTGCTGATCGGGGCGACGGCAGCGAAGAACGACGAGTCGATCCTGACGCGCAACGTCGATCACTTCGACCGACTCGAGGACCTGACTATCGAAACGTACTGA
- a CDS encoding AGE family epimerase/isomerase, producing MNVYRTETGLRHQFRDVLNFYYPRCIDTDVGGYVAQLDERDGHVYDTRTRHLVATARGVANFGLGVLADGPDWCRFAAEHGLSFLSNAHWDAENEGYDWLLDGRETADATRHCYGHAFVLLAGARAHQAGVRGGLGTLERAYGVMDERFFEPEHGLYADEANADWSEHSSYRGQNANMHACEALIAAHEATDREEYLDRAFTVAETFTREVTRATDGLLWEHYTEEWEPDLEYNRESPRHQFRPWGYQPGHHVEWAKLLLLLHEHRPREWLLERARELFESAVERGWDEEHDGFYYTVTDDGEPVVADKYGWVHAEAIGASALLSAHDEAYIEWYDRLWSYAREHLINPKYGNWYERLARDHDRDDPNRGVAVEPGYHPLTNVWLAMEALPESRSWDP from the coding sequence GTGAACGTCTACCGAACCGAGACGGGGCTTCGCCACCAGTTCCGCGACGTCCTGAACTTCTACTACCCGAGATGTATCGACACGGACGTCGGCGGTTACGTCGCACAGCTCGACGAGCGCGACGGCCACGTCTACGACACCCGAACCAGACACCTCGTCGCGACGGCCCGCGGGGTGGCGAACTTCGGCCTCGGCGTGCTCGCCGACGGCCCCGACTGGTGTCGGTTCGCGGCCGAACACGGACTGAGCTTCCTCTCGAACGCCCACTGGGACGCCGAGAACGAGGGCTACGACTGGCTGCTCGACGGCCGGGAGACGGCCGACGCCACTCGTCACTGCTACGGCCACGCGTTCGTGCTGCTGGCGGGCGCGCGCGCCCACCAGGCTGGCGTCCGGGGCGGGCTCGGAACGCTCGAGCGGGCCTACGGGGTGATGGACGAGCGGTTCTTCGAGCCCGAACACGGCCTCTACGCCGACGAGGCGAACGCGGACTGGAGCGAGCACTCGTCCTACCGGGGCCAGAACGCGAATATGCACGCCTGTGAGGCGCTGATCGCCGCCCACGAGGCCACCGATCGCGAGGAGTATCTCGACCGGGCGTTCACGGTCGCCGAGACGTTCACCCGCGAGGTCACCCGGGCGACCGACGGTCTGCTCTGGGAACACTACACCGAGGAGTGGGAGCCCGATCTGGAGTACAATCGTGAGAGCCCGCGCCACCAGTTCCGACCGTGGGGCTACCAGCCGGGCCACCACGTCGAGTGGGCGAAGCTGCTATTGCTCCTCCACGAGCACCGACCGCGGGAGTGGCTGCTCGAGCGCGCCCGGGAGCTGTTCGAGAGCGCGGTGGAGCGCGGCTGGGACGAGGAGCACGACGGCTTCTACTACACCGTCACTGACGACGGCGAGCCGGTCGTCGCCGACAAGTACGGCTGGGTCCACGCGGAGGCGATCGGCGCGAGCGCGCTGCTCTCGGCACACGACGAGGCGTATATCGAGTGGTACGACCGGCTGTGGTCGTACGCCCGTGAGCACCTGATCAACCCGAAGTACGGCAACTGGTACGAACGACTCGCCCGCGACCACGACCGGGACGATCCGAACCGCGGCGTGGCGGTCGAGCCCGGCTACCACCCGCTGACGAACGTCTGGCTGGCGATGGAGGCGCTACCGGAGTCCCGGTCATGGGATCCGTGA
- a CDS encoding NAD(+)/NADH kinase has product MQVGIVAQKDNARAANLADELRGTLRDEGVDVLVDCATASELPLDEGSGVDPTAMADCDLVVSIGGDGTFLFTARGVGSTPILGVNLGEVGFLNAVSPADAESAVREELEHARRTGSVRSHPVPRLEARGDGWTLTPAVNEIVVQGPQRGHGQGCTVEVRVDGTLYTGGHADGVLVSTPTGSTAYNLSEGGPLVHPAVDGLVVTEMCATESMPSIVVGSDRTLSVRVDDAARCYVISDGKGTRTVKPPTRIEIGVADEPARLAGPPVDFFEALGKLD; this is encoded by the coding sequence ATGCAAGTCGGCATCGTCGCCCAGAAGGACAACGCCCGTGCGGCGAACCTGGCCGACGAGCTACGCGGAACGCTTCGAGACGAGGGAGTCGACGTCCTCGTCGACTGCGCGACCGCGAGCGAACTCCCGCTCGACGAGGGGAGCGGGGTCGATCCGACCGCGATGGCGGACTGCGATCTCGTCGTGAGCATCGGCGGCGACGGCACCTTTCTCTTCACCGCGCGGGGCGTCGGCTCGACGCCGATCCTCGGGGTCAACCTGGGCGAGGTCGGCTTTCTGAACGCCGTCTCGCCCGCCGACGCCGAGAGCGCGGTCCGCGAGGAGCTCGAACACGCCCGGCGAACCGGCAGCGTCCGCTCGCACCCGGTGCCCCGACTCGAGGCCCGTGGGGACGGCTGGACGCTCACGCCCGCGGTCAACGAGATCGTCGTCCAGGGACCACAGCGGGGTCACGGCCAGGGCTGTACGGTGGAGGTGCGCGTCGACGGCACGCTCTATACGGGCGGGCACGCCGACGGCGTCCTGGTCTCGACGCCGACCGGCAGCACGGCGTACAACCTGAGCGAGGGCGGGCCGCTGGTCCACCCCGCCGTCGACGGGCTGGTCGTCACCGAGATGTGTGCGACCGAGTCGATGCCCTCGATTGTCGTCGGGAGCGACCGGACGCTCTCGGTTCGGGTCGACGACGCGGCTCGGTGCTACGTCATCAGCGACGGCAAGGGAACGCGGACCGTCAAGCCGCCCACGCGGATCGAGATCGGCGTCGCGGACGAACCGGCCCGACTCGCCGGCCCGCCGGTCGACTTCTTCGAGGCGCTCGGCAAGCTCGACTGA
- the mptA gene encoding GTP cyclohydrolase MptA encodes MSRQLPDVQADRPDVTVGLNQVGVTGVEKLVKIARADDRPIVLMADFSVFVDLPGWRKGADMSRNMEVINEILEEAVDQPTYRVEDVCGDVAERLLERHDYTTRAEVEMEAEFMTRDRTPASDRETQGTVDIIAGATATGEGTREKIGTRVTGMTVCPCSQGMSAARARETLADLDVDEGTITEFLDRVPQPGHSQRGHATVTIESEGAPEVDLIELIDVARDSMSARIYNLAKRPDEDHMTFEGHSDAKFVEDCVRAMAEGVIDRFPDLPDDAVVTMKQSNDESIHQHNAHAERAAELGTIREEFNGE; translated from the coding sequence ATGAGTAGGCAACTTCCGGACGTACAGGCGGATCGGCCCGACGTCACCGTGGGCCTGAATCAGGTCGGCGTCACCGGCGTCGAGAAGCTGGTCAAGATCGCCCGCGCCGACGACCGACCGATCGTGCTGATGGCCGATTTCTCGGTGTTCGTCGACCTCCCCGGTTGGCGCAAGGGCGCCGATATGAGCCGGAACATGGAGGTCATCAACGAGATCCTCGAGGAGGCCGTCGACCAGCCGACCTACCGCGTCGAGGACGTCTGCGGCGACGTCGCCGAGCGGCTGCTGGAGCGTCACGACTACACCACCCGCGCCGAGGTGGAGATGGAAGCGGAGTTCATGACCCGCGATCGGACGCCCGCGAGCGACCGCGAGACCCAGGGCACCGTCGACATCATCGCCGGCGCGACGGCGACCGGGGAGGGCACCCGCGAGAAGATCGGCACCCGCGTCACGGGGATGACGGTCTGTCCCTGCTCGCAGGGGATGTCGGCCGCCCGCGCCCGCGAGACGCTCGCGGATCTGGACGTTGACGAGGGGACGATCACCGAGTTCCTCGATCGCGTCCCCCAGCCGGGCCACTCCCAGCGCGGTCACGCCACCGTCACGATCGAGAGCGAGGGCGCCCCCGAGGTCGACCTGATCGAGCTGATCGACGTCGCCCGCGACTCGATGAGCGCGCGCATCTACAACCTCGCGAAGCGACCCGACGAGGACCACATGACCTTCGAGGGTCACTCGGACGCGAAGTTCGTCGAGGACTGCGTCCGCGCGATGGCCGAGGGCGTCATCGACCGCTTCCCCGACCTGCCCGACGACGCGGTCGTGACGATGAAGCAGTCGAACGACGAGTCGATCCACCAGCACAACGCTCATGCGGAGCGGGCCGCCGAGCTCGGGACGATCCGCGAGGAGTTCAACGGCGAGTGA
- a CDS encoding TrmB family transcriptional regulator, with translation MANLRDLGLSEYESRVYRTLLRTGPTTAKELSRASDVPMGRIYDVLGSIEGDDLVRSQAASRPKKYAAVEPETALDRLLEDRRREARETVERYEEIVDTLSEELGSAGPVEEEFWTAAVGEEGTIDLLLERLAAADEEIVVVADNRTPQFDLGRVGDAVTERLEAAVERGVDVSVLMTPTVVAELPESVGERYRSRLSDHSSFAVRTTEDLDGTFNLIDGVEIVLQVSNPLRPGEAFAAIDLKDHAFVDDVHEAFRPRWEDAEPLSF, from the coding sequence ATGGCGAACCTCAGGGATCTCGGCCTCTCAGAGTACGAATCACGAGTCTACCGCACGCTTCTCCGAACCGGCCCGACAACCGCGAAGGAGTTGTCTCGGGCGAGCGACGTTCCGATGGGACGCATCTACGACGTGCTCGGCAGCATCGAGGGGGACGACCTCGTGCGCAGCCAGGCGGCGAGCCGACCGAAGAAGTACGCCGCCGTCGAGCCCGAGACCGCACTCGACCGGCTGCTCGAGGACAGGCGCCGCGAGGCTCGCGAGACGGTCGAGCGCTACGAGGAGATCGTCGACACGCTCTCCGAGGAGCTCGGCTCGGCCGGCCCCGTCGAGGAGGAGTTCTGGACCGCCGCGGTCGGCGAGGAGGGGACGATCGACCTCCTGCTCGAACGGCTCGCCGCGGCCGACGAGGAGATCGTGGTCGTCGCGGACAACCGCACGCCGCAGTTCGACCTCGGTCGCGTCGGCGACGCCGTCACCGAGCGCCTCGAGGCGGCCGTCGAGCGTGGCGTCGACGTCTCGGTCCTGATGACTCCGACGGTGGTCGCGGAGCTCCCCGAGAGCGTCGGCGAGCGCTATCGCTCGCGGCTCTCGGACCACTCCTCGTTCGCCGTTCGTACCACCGAGGACCTCGACGGGACGTTCAACCTGATCGATGGCGTCGAGATCGTCCTGCAGGTGTCGAACCCGCTCCGTCCCGGCGAGGCGTTCGCCGCCATCGACCTGAAGGACCACGCCTTCGTGGACGACGTTCACGAGGCGTTTCGTCCGCGCTGGGAGGACGCGGAGCCGCTGTCGTTCTGA
- a CDS encoding DUF255 domain-containing protein: MDDPAAESPVDWREWGEPAFAAASEAGRPVLLSLSATWCEDCHEMDEETYANPQIVANVNDGFVPVRVDVDRHPRVRDRYNMGGFPSTVFCTPDGRILTGATALGPEGMRQVLKRVLEVWADRGEEAGRVPRALRDGTPPAGELRPDVEGRLVGRLEESFDAEHGGWGDDPKFPLPRTVEFALKREREQATRTLDAIRRHLFDDYDGGFFRYAAGRDWSDVAREKLLDTNAALCRTFANAYLATGEEYYREPAARTVGYLTTTLWTGDAFAASQAPGAGDSYGSPGTREGSAPPVDDLVLADRNAMAIDALLTYHAYTDDETARRFAERALEGLSALIEDGSVAHYDGGERDVLADQARTIEALTTAREVLGDEEALTTARAVADHTIETLHDGTAFHDGPASGPGLCSRPLYPLDTTIELADALIDLAVLADEPRYREHARGAVSAFAAASGRFGAEVASYGTVASRLNDHLVVRVGTPAGSDLHRAALRIADHEAVVVPEAPELDGVALARVGERESGTARTPAALERQISQLFAEG, encoded by the coding sequence ATGGACGATCCAGCCGCCGAGAGCCCGGTCGACTGGCGCGAGTGGGGCGAACCCGCGTTCGCGGCCGCCAGCGAGGCCGGGCGACCGGTGTTGCTCTCGCTGTCGGCGACGTGGTGTGAGGACTGCCACGAGATGGACGAGGAGACGTACGCGAACCCCCAGATCGTCGCGAACGTCAACGACGGGTTCGTCCCCGTCCGCGTCGACGTCGACCGACACCCGCGCGTGCGCGATCGGTACAACATGGGCGGGTTCCCCTCGACGGTGTTCTGTACGCCCGACGGCCGGATCCTCACCGGCGCGACCGCGCTCGGTCCGGAGGGGATGCGCCAGGTGCTCAAGCGCGTCCTCGAGGTGTGGGCCGACCGGGGAGAGGAGGCCGGCCGCGTCCCCCGGGCGCTTCGCGACGGGACGCCGCCGGCCGGCGAGCTCCGTCCCGACGTCGAGGGCCGGCTGGTCGGCCGGCTCGAGGAGTCGTTCGACGCCGAACACGGCGGCTGGGGCGACGACCCGAAGTTCCCGCTTCCCCGAACCGTCGAGTTCGCGCTCAAACGCGAGCGCGAGCAGGCCACCCGGACGCTCGACGCGATCCGCAGACATCTCTTCGACGACTACGATGGAGGGTTCTTCCGGTACGCCGCGGGCCGCGACTGGAGCGACGTCGCCCGCGAGAAGCTGCTCGACACCAACGCCGCGCTGTGTCGGACGTTCGCCAACGCCTACCTCGCGACCGGCGAGGAGTACTACCGAGAACCCGCGGCCCGGACCGTCGGCTACCTCACGACGACGCTCTGGACCGGCGACGCCTTCGCCGCGAGCCAGGCACCGGGAGCCGGGGACTCGTACGGCTCGCCCGGCACGCGCGAGGGGTCGGCCCCGCCGGTCGACGACCTCGTGCTCGCCGACCGAAACGCGATGGCGATCGACGCGCTGCTCACGTATCACGCCTACACCGACGACGAGACCGCCCGGCGGTTCGCCGAACGCGCCCTCGAGGGACTCTCGGCGCTGATCGAGGACGGGAGCGTCGCCCACTACGACGGCGGCGAACGGGACGTGCTCGCCGATCAGGCCCGGACGATCGAGGCGCTGACGACCGCACGCGAGGTGCTGGGCGACGAGGAGGCGCTCACGACCGCGCGCGCGGTCGCCGACCACACGATCGAGACGCTCCACGACGGGACGGCGTTTCACGACGGTCCGGCGTCGGGCCCCGGCCTCTGCTCGCGGCCGCTCTACCCGCTCGACACCACGATCGAACTCGCCGACGCATTGATCGACCTCGCGGTGCTCGCGGACGAACCCCGCTACCGCGAGCACGCTCGCGGTGCCGTCTCGGCGTTCGCGGCCGCGAGCGGGCGGTTCGGCGCCGAGGTAGCTAGTTATGGAACGGTCGCCTCGCGTCTCAACGACCACCTCGTCGTTCGGGTCGGCACGCCCGCCGGCTCGGACCTCCACCGGGCGGCGCTACGCATCGCGGACCACGAGGCCGTCGTCGTTCCCGAGGCCCCGGAGCTCGACGGCGTCGCGCTCGCTCGCGTCGGCGAGCGCGAGTCGGGAACGGCGAGAACGCCGGCGGCGCTCGAACGGCAGATCTCACAGCTCTTCGCCGAGGGGTGA
- a CDS encoding FxsA family protein: MWKRLLAVLLLVPLLDAIFLIVVADWLSWPATVLLVVLTALLGTLFVRAEGRHTVRRFQGAIGEGRLPADELLDGGFLIAAGALLLTPGLLTDAIGFLFVLPPSRYVFRGVLKRWVITPYLERRTDGFVSGDVYTFGFPDPSESDSDGGGTVDLGSDSYDVDDGRS, from the coding sequence ATGTGGAAACGGCTGCTGGCGGTACTGCTGCTCGTTCCCCTGCTCGACGCGATCTTCCTGATCGTCGTCGCCGACTGGCTGTCCTGGCCGGCGACGGTGCTTCTGGTCGTCTTGACCGCGCTGCTGGGGACGCTGTTCGTCCGGGCGGAGGGCCGCCACACGGTTCGGCGGTTCCAGGGGGCGATCGGCGAGGGCCGCCTGCCGGCCGACGAACTGCTCGACGGCGGCTTCCTGATCGCGGCGGGCGCGCTGTTGCTCACGCCGGGGCTGCTCACCGACGCGATCGGCTTCCTGTTCGTGTTGCCGCCGTCGCGCTACGTCTTCCGGGGCGTGCTCAAACGGTGGGTGATCACCCCTTACCTCGAGCGCAGGACCGACGGGTTCGTCAGCGGCGACGTCTATACGTTCGGCTTTCCCGACCCGAGCGAGAGCGACTCCGACGGCGGGGGGACCGTCGACCTCGGCTCCGACAGCTACGACGTCGACGACGGCCGGTCGTGA
- a CDS encoding CBS domain-containing protein produces MIELTVGDLPIDSAPSLALETPATEAARVLRDPNVSALVVLEDDETVVGIVTESDFVALVAEGSGDYSTDVVMSTPVVAIPSTASITAAAKRMRETGVKHLPVVDDGTYCGLVSATTLRPYLSPHRLEIDRQREPSRLESTDERRIPPGERRTRMETTLRP; encoded by the coding sequence ATGATCGAACTGACCGTCGGAGACCTGCCGATCGACTCCGCTCCCAGTCTGGCTCTCGAGACGCCGGCGACCGAGGCGGCCCGGGTCCTCCGGGACCCGAACGTTTCGGCGCTCGTCGTCCTCGAGGACGACGAGACCGTCGTCGGCATCGTGACCGAGTCCGACTTCGTCGCGCTCGTCGCCGAAGGCTCGGGCGATTACTCCACGGACGTCGTCATGTCGACGCCCGTGGTCGCCATCCCGTCCACCGCTTCGATCACGGCGGCCGCGAAACGGATGCGTGAAACGGGCGTGAAGCACCTCCCCGTCGTCGACGACGGGACCTACTGCGGGCTCGTCTCGGCGACCACGCTGCGTCCGTACCTGTCTCCCCACCGCCTCGAGATCGACCGGCAGCGCGAGCCGTCGCGCCTCGAATCGACGGACGAGCGCCGGATCCCTCCCGGGGAGCGACGCACTCGAATGGAAACGACGTTGCGGCCGTAG
- a CDS encoding poly-gamma-glutamate biosynthesis protein PgsC/CapC: protein MLVAALISIIGIVLGIAIVEKTGLRMGGVIVVPVLAVYSLYTFTALPLFLLSAAIAYVLVGLIRQRTLIYGRQLLIASLGVGAIVPVLATLTFDLWTAVDSVVEIAFVGTILPGIAVYNYHKLDEDQKTTDIAISLGALAGLIVLGAALVNPTLATRLSPGAASVLFTPGSDIAAVRGAVQGEVVMTTHLSRSVLLALIGLGVALSEAAQGRWGIRMGG from the coding sequence GTGCTGGTCGCAGCGCTCATCTCGATCATCGGGATAGTTCTCGGCATCGCGATCGTGGAGAAGACGGGACTTCGAATGGGGGGCGTCATCGTGGTTCCGGTTCTCGCGGTTTACTCCCTGTACACGTTCACCGCGCTGCCGCTGTTCCTGCTCAGCGCTGCCATCGCGTACGTCCTCGTCGGGCTCATCCGACAGCGGACGCTCATATACGGACGCCAGCTGCTCATCGCGAGCCTCGGCGTCGGCGCGATCGTGCCCGTCCTCGCGACCCTCACGTTCGATCTCTGGACTGCCGTCGACTCCGTAGTAGAGATCGCCTTCGTCGGGACGATCCTTCCCGGCATCGCGGTCTACAACTACCACAAACTCGACGAGGACCAGAAGACGACGGACATCGCGATCAGCCTCGGCGCACTCGCCGGACTGATCGTCCTCGGCGCCGCGCTCGTCAACCCGACGCTCGCGACCCGCCTGAGCCCGGGCGCCGCGAGCGTCCTGTTCACGCCCGGCTCCGACATCGCGGCCGTTCGTGGCGCGGTCCAGGGCGAGGTCGTCATGACGACGCACCTCTCGCGCAGTGTCCTACTGGCGCTCATCGGGCTGGGCGTCGCCCTCTCCGAAGCGGCACAAGGCCGGTGGGGGATCCGGATGGGGGGCTGA
- a CDS encoding poly-gamma-glutamate biosynthesis protein PgsC/CapC, whose protein sequence is MGDPDGGLIAIPLLVVFALTNSATVPVYVVGILTAYAAATATNRLALVYGRVLLSLALVVSMLYASLVAVVIPVISGFLLYFVAILAGVGAYNFHRVSPPERLESVAVSVGLFTVLLAGTRLVFEPTSAGVLGSVTPIHGVLFVAILAATVYSGYDLERRRSTAADRYARGVSL, encoded by the coding sequence GTGGGGGATCCGGATGGGGGGCTGATCGCCATCCCGTTGCTGGTCGTCTTCGCGCTCACGAACTCGGCCACCGTCCCGGTCTACGTCGTCGGCATCCTCACGGCCTACGCCGCGGCGACGGCGACCAACCGACTCGCGCTGGTCTACGGCCGCGTCCTGCTGAGCCTGGCGCTCGTCGTCTCGATGCTCTATGCGAGCCTCGTCGCGGTGGTGATACCGGTGATCTCCGGATTCCTGCTCTACTTCGTCGCGATCCTCGCCGGCGTGGGAGCGTACAACTTCCATCGCGTCTCTCCGCCCGAACGCCTCGAATCGGTCGCCGTCTCGGTGGGGCTGTTCACCGTCCTCCTCGCCGGGACGCGCCTGGTGTTCGAGCCGACGAGCGCGGGCGTGCTCGGCTCGGTCACCCCGATCCACGGCGTGCTGTTCGTCGCGATCCTCGCCGCCACGGTCTACTCCGGATACGATCTCGAACGACGCCGTAGCACTGCCGCAGATCGCTACGCACGAGGGGTGAGTCTCTGA
- a CDS encoding Mur ligase, with product MSQSHVRLPDRLDAVGESIKDTARSVVRIGLRGWFHQRRLDGIDNKIVVSGTRGKSSLTRWLYEILHSRDHDTLAKITGNHPVSLHSGEEHPIERDYSRVTLYENETEIRKHTPEDAMIVENQAISAYTTRMVNDVFTDPDVIVLSNVREDHLSTLGGDRHKVARGLVRAIPDGTHVVNGERDPALRKYIDQEIDRLETTVSHVTVPPEESHIPGIESIYALNHVLATIGEEPLDDDSLKAYRDEMRVEWTLLPEGLIYNAAEVNDVQSTEMMRESLTQGYDGPIQPFLYLRGDRRGRTVSFLHYLTDLYERDEEIFEEVHVAGPMADVFARKAEFPVRVHDVEEESAAAVLDSLFESGHPVVLMGNTVASFMRELADEIDEREIRPDEIDEEHDSDRIPTEALADSRAKELAEATPIDSSGTDDEVPPLRRQPIVDALWGLYRSESIGTGVLRRRDRGCGRRRAPHPSLRANGRGGSKKPPLERSRDVPFSDPTAIA from the coding sequence ATGAGTCAATCACACGTTCGACTGCCGGATCGACTGGATGCGGTCGGTGAATCGATCAAGGATACTGCGAGGTCGGTCGTTCGGATCGGGCTTCGAGGCTGGTTCCACCAGCGCCGTCTGGACGGGATCGACAACAAGATCGTCGTCTCGGGGACGAGGGGCAAATCCAGCCTCACGCGCTGGCTGTACGAGATCCTCCACTCGCGGGATCACGACACGCTCGCCAAGATCACCGGCAACCACCCCGTCTCGCTCCACTCGGGCGAGGAACACCCCATCGAGCGCGACTACAGCCGGGTCACCCTCTACGAGAACGAGACGGAGATCCGGAAACACACGCCGGAGGACGCGATGATCGTCGAGAACCAGGCGATCTCCGCCTACACGACCCGGATGGTCAACGACGTCTTCACCGACCCGGACGTCATCGTCCTCAGCAACGTCCGCGAGGACCACCTCTCGACCCTCGGCGGGGACCGACACAAGGTCGCCCGCGGGCTCGTCCGGGCGATCCCCGATGGGACGCACGTCGTCAACGGCGAGCGCGATCCCGCCCTCCGGAAGTACATCGACCAGGAGATCGACCGCCTCGAGACGACCGTCTCGCACGTCACCGTCCCGCCGGAGGAGTCACACATCCCCGGCATCGAGTCGATCTACGCCCTCAACCACGTTCTGGCCACGATCGGCGAGGAGCCGCTCGACGACGACTCGCTCAAGGCCTACCGCGACGAGATGCGCGTCGAGTGGACGCTGCTTCCCGAGGGCCTGATCTACAACGCCGCAGAGGTCAACGACGTTCAGAGCACGGAGATGATGCGCGAGTCGCTCACCCAGGGGTACGACGGCCCGATCCAGCCGTTCCTCTACCTCCGAGGCGATCGGCGGGGCCGAACGGTCTCGTTCCTCCACTACCTGACCGATCTCTACGAACGCGACGAGGAGATCTTCGAGGAGGTCCACGTCGCCGGGCCGATGGCGGACGTGTTCGCGCGCAAGGCCGAGTTCCCCGTTCGAGTGCATGACGTCGAGGAGGAGTCCGCGGCGGCGGTCTTGGACTCCCTCTTCGAGTCGGGGCATCCCGTCGTCCTGATGGGGAACACGGTCGCGTCGTTCATGCGGGAACTGGCTGACGAGATCGACGAGCGCGAGATCCGACCGGACGAGATCGACGAGGAACACGACTCCGACCGGATCCCCACCGAGGCGCTGGCGGACTCGAGAGCCAAGGAACTGGCGGAGGCGACGCCGATCGACTCGAGCGGGACTGACGACGAGGTACCACCACTACGGCGTCAACCGATTGTCGACGCGTTGTGGGGTCTGTATCGGTCAGAATCGATCGGTACGGGAGTCCTACGGCGACGAGATCGCGGATGCGGTCGCCGACGTGCTCCGCACCCGTCTCTGAGAGCTAACGGACGAGGCGGATCGAAGAAGCCACCCCTCGAGAGGAGTCGGGACGTCCCGTTCTCCGACCCTACCGCGATCGCGTGA
- a CDS encoding DUF1328 domain-containing protein has protein sequence MLQPSDLLVPAQFSGEFLQYAIVFFVLAIVAAAVGARDVAGISMEIARIFVLVFLVLAVITLIL, from the coding sequence ATGCTCCAGCCGTCCGACCTGCTCGTTCCGGCACAGTTCAGCGGGGAGTTTCTTCAGTACGCGATCGTCTTCTTCGTCCTCGCGATCGTCGCCGCGGCCGTCGGCGCCCGCGACGTGGCGGGGATCTCGATGGAGATCGCGCGGATCTTCGTGCTCGTCTTCCTCGTCCTGGCGGTAATCACGCTGATCCTCTAA
- a CDS encoding creatininase family protein: MELAAKTWPDLGAYFDEESLALVPLGSTEQHGPHLPEGTDHLIAEALAREAADRTGYLCTPTVNVGVSVHHRQFHGTMWVDAPVFRDYVESLARNLTYHGIDRIVFVNAHGGNVEHLREVGRRLRDVGDAYAIEWMWDESIPTLVSELFEQNGPHGGPKETAMIQHLAGDLVRGDRLAEAHEGGATFPTDDSHQNGARTFYDAIDNSPNGVFGDQTDATAEKGEQLFEAATEQLCELCEWLAEREFDDLMAEPHV; this comes from the coding sequence ATGGAGCTCGCCGCGAAGACCTGGCCCGATCTCGGTGCGTACTTCGACGAGGAATCGCTCGCGCTCGTCCCGCTCGGCTCGACCGAACAGCACGGTCCCCACCTCCCCGAAGGGACCGACCACCTCATCGCTGAGGCGCTGGCCCGCGAGGCCGCCGATCGGACGGGCTATCTCTGCACGCCGACGGTGAACGTCGGCGTGAGCGTCCACCACCGCCAGTTCCACGGGACGATGTGGGTCGATGCGCCGGTCTTTCGCGATTACGTCGAGAGCCTCGCCCGAAACCTCACGTACCACGGCATCGACCGGATCGTCTTCGTCAACGCCCACGGCGGCAACGTCGAACACCTGCGCGAGGTCGGACGCCGCCTGCGCGACGTCGGTGACGCCTACGCGATCGAATGGATGTGGGACGAGAGCATCCCGACGCTCGTCTCCGAGCTCTTCGAGCAGAACGGCCCCCACGGCGGTCCGAAGGAGACGGCGATGATCCAGCACCTCGCCGGCGACCTCGTCCGGGGGGACCGACTGGCGGAGGCCCACGAGGGCGGAGCGACGTTCCCGACCGACGACTCCCACCAGAACGGCGCACGCACCTTCTACGACGCGATCGACAACTCCCCCAACGGCGTCTTCGGCGACCAGACCGACGCGACCGCCGAGAAGGGCGAGCAGTTGTTCGAGGCCGCCACCGAACAGCTCTGCGAGCTCTGTGAGTGGCTCGCAGAGCGGGAGTTCGACGATCTCATGGCCGAACCACACGTCTGA